In Salvelinus alpinus chromosome 30, SLU_Salpinus.1, whole genome shotgun sequence, a single genomic region encodes these proteins:
- the LOC139560361 gene encoding GRB10-interacting GYF protein 2-like isoform X1: protein MYCHVTHSQPSCGNGERATHNSNTNKPCAVSKSREVLGRMAETQTLNFGPEWLRALSGGGHGGGSSSCVATSPPLSPAMPKYKLADYRYGREEMLALYVKDREIPVDLHDKDFLPILQEEPLPPLALVAFTEEEQRNFSMSVNSAAVLRLMGRGGGPVGPGAPRGRSTSRGRGEERALFSLCPSQQSEEASSACVLFICTNQKNRLGRGRGDGGFYQRSFDDVEGGFGRGGREMHRSQSWEESHAESIFSPSRGDRRFEKPGRKETEVAPTHFLMNHIRANYEEVGTGVGGLPVRKHDFTRSESENWRTSRDEVNGEDGEEGGWRLAGTLACALRRDSERWCPPSPDGTRSAGWREAHPGEQPRQRRLPFDAREDERGYRHPPSASGSLEEDGGGSLPEWCLEDAEEETGTFDSSGAFLSLKVRKAPKEPILEEAELDFRPLEECDEGLEEDGHPRETKDTDEEARREPDRKQDVGRAIEEAAPSPPEPLPPSQPDRVEDPEGPLEKPLERPPAPEHRPEANKVPLHTPMSNTMLDSLPIPHTVAHTLTVSAPSYTIQMQQKPLEVPVAMPAPLPFSASLMPKSTSIMAPNNMATSTGLMAPIGRPTAMPPHHTMDEDEGLKHFEQEAEKMVAYLQDGDDRLAAKSSATKPAGLPLTHEAALKWFYKDPQGEIQGPFSNPEMTEWFQAGYFTMTLLVKRGCDEVFQPLGEIIKMWGRVPFAPGPAPPPLLGDAGDQERLKRQQELTALNLYQLQQLQYQYLLRQQYAQALAQQKAQALSSAPHQQQQQQQQQINLLLQQYQALKMRSAENTTSESLLPPVTRSMSVPESQGSVWEMQNTSQASCTSNIQQPTPSAWEGSSVWDLPIDSMAQAPTIEQMQNLEKNKAAKLELERGEAELSAKREEEEHKRLEEEQLARQKQEEALKRQRKQQQEEALRQQKEEEEERHAQEEALRRLEERRRREEEEEEERKQREEFLRKQEEEHRKQEELEALRRHEEEKRQQEEAAAVALVRQQQEEAKRREQELARQRQQQQEALRRLQQQQQLAQMKLPSSSKWGQQSAVTAAAISQSQNALSLAEIQKVEEERERQAREEQRRQQAEHLKLLQQQALQEARNPQAKLSGWGSVAKQPATTKSLLEIQREEAQQVKQRKEQGGGGQQPSHPTVTQQNRAQNKATTALSPSVWGSVATSGGAPNWGGDSSIWGDSTNSNMGFWDEEVAQAPPPARKPNAQKNNKGNANLSSRANKKVEEEEKLLKLFQGVNKRQQDGFMQWCEKTLHTLNTANNLDVPTFASFLKEVDSPYEVHDYVRAYLGDTSEAKEFAKQFLERRAKQNANQQKAPPAPQNQQPTLKQQQQDSMWGVSGTGSPSLYQSNHTSLQQQARFETVTSGKKKKKQKMVRADPSLLGFSVNAASERLNMGEIETVEDF from the exons ATGTATTGTCATGTGACCCATTCTCAGCCATCTTGTGGAAACGGAGAGAGAGCCACACACAACTCGAATACAAATAAACCCTGTGCTGTCAGTAAAAGCAGAG AAGTTCTAGGAAGAATGGCAGAAACTCAGACACTCAACTTCGGACCAGAATG GCTCCGGGCCCTGTCTGGTGGTGGCCATGGgggtggtagcagcagttgtgttGCCACCTCACCACCTCTCTCACCTGCAATGCCAAAGTATAAACTTGCAGACTACCGCTACGGGAGAGAAGAAATGCTAGCACTTTATGTTAAGGATAGGGAG ATCCCTGTAGACCTACATGATAAGGATTTTCTGCCCATTTTACAAGAGGAGCCCCTGCCACCACTGGCACTTGTAGCTTTTACAGAGGAAGAGCAG aGAAATTTTTCCATGTCTGTAAACAGTGCAGCTGTGCTCAGgctgatggggagaggagggggtccgGTTGGGCCAGGGGCGCCGAGGGGTCGAAGTACCTCACGGGGTCGAGGTGAGGAAAGGGCCCTATTCTCTCTGTGTCCATCTCAACAGTCTGAAGAGGCTTCCTCTGCTTGTGTCCTCTTCATCTGCACTAATCAGAAAAACAGACTAG GTCGGGGTAGAGGAGACGGAGGGTTTTACCAAAGAAGTTTTGATGACGTGGAAGGAGGCTTTGGACGCGGGGGCAGGGAGATGCACCGCTCCCAGAGCTGGGAGGAAAG TCATGCTGAGTCTATTTTCTCACCATCTAGGGGAGACCGAAGGTTTGAAAAGCCAGGTCGAAAAGAGACAG AAGTTGCTCCTACCCACTTCCTGATGAATCATA TCCGTGCTAACTACGAGGAGGTTGGGACCGGTGTGGGGGGCCTGCCAGTGAGGAAGCATGACTTCACGCGTTCGGAGAGTGAGAACTGGCGCACGTCCCGGGATGAAGTGAATGGTGAGGATGGTGAAGAGGGGGGCTGGCGCCTGGCTGGCACCTTGGCATGTGCCTTGCGACGGGACAGCGAGCGGTGGTGCCCCCCGAGTCCAG ACGGGACGCGGTCGGCAGGGTGGCGAGAGGCTCACCCGGGGGAGCAGCCGCGGCAGCGCAGGCTCCCTTTCGATGCCAGGGAGGACGAGCGCGGCTACAGGCATCCCCCGTCGGCCAGCGGCAGcctggaggaggatggagggggcaGCCTGCCAGAGTGGTGTCTGGAGGATGCTGAAGAGGAGACGGGCACCTTCGACTCCTCCGGAGCCTTCCTTTCGCTCAAGGTTCGA AAAGCTCCCAAGGAGCCCATCCTGGAGGAGGCAGAGCTGGACTTCAGACCCCTGGAGGAATGTGACGAGGGTCTGGAGGAGGACGGACACCCCCGGGAGACCAAAGACACAGACGAAGAGGCCAGGAGAGAGCCCGACAGAAAACAGG ATGTGGGGAGAGCGATAGAGGAGGCTGCTCCGTCTCCACCTGAGCCCCTGCCCCCCAGCCAGCCCGACAGAGTGGAGGATCCTGAGGGGCCGTTGGAGAAGCCACTTGAGCGACCCCCTGCCCCGGAACACAGGCCAGAGGCCAACAAAGTCCCCCTGCACACCCCCATGTCCAATACAATGCTGGACTCCCTCCCCATCCCCCACACCGTTGCACACACTCTCACAG TGTCGGCCCCGTCGTACACCATCCAGATGCAGCAGAAGCCCCTGGAGGTTCCCGTGGCCATGCCCGCCCCGCTGCCCTTCAGTGCTAGCCTCATGCCCAAAAGCACGTCTATCATGGCCCCTAACAATATGGCCACCAGTACGGGCCTCATGGCGCCCATCGGAAGGCCCACGGCCATGCCGCCACACCACACTATGGATGAAGATGAGGGACTGAAGCACTTTGAACAG GAGGCAGAGAAGATGGTGGCGTATCTACAGGACGGTGATGACCGGCTGGCTGCCAAGAGCTCAGCTACCAAACCAGCCGGCCTGCCGCTCACACACGAGGCTGCTCTGAAGTGGTTTTATAAAGACCCCCAGGGAGAGATACAGG GTCCGTTCAGTAACCCGGAGATGACAGAGTGGTTCCAGGCGGGCTACTTCACCATGACCCTGCTGGTGAAGAGAGGCTGTGACGAGGTCTTCCAGCCCCTGGGTGAAATCATCAAGATGTGGGGCAGGGTGCCCTTCGCCCCCGGCCCAGCACCGCCACCCCTACTG GGTGATGCCGGGGACCAGGAGCGTCTGAAGCGACAGCAGGAGCTGACGGCCCTCAACCTTTACCAGCTGCAGCAGCTGCAGTACCAGTACCTTTTGAGGCAGCAGTACGCCCAAGCCCTGGCCCAGCAGAAAGCCCAGGCCCTCAGCTCAGCACcacaccagcagcagcagcaacagcagcagcagatcAACCTGCTCCTCCAGCAATACCAGGCCCTCAAGATGAGGTCAGCAGAAAACAC AACATCTGAGTCTCTCTTACCTCCTGTGACTCGGTCCATGTCCGTACCAGAATCCCAGGGTTCTGTGTGGGAAATGCAGAACACCTCTCAGGCCTCCTGCACATCAAACATCCAGCAACCCACACCCAGTG CGTGGGAGGGCAGCAGTGTGTGGGATCTGCCCATAGACTCCATGGCCCAGGCCCCCACCATAGAACAGATGCAAAACCTGGAGAAGAATAAGGCTGCCAAG CTGGAGCTGGAGCGGGGTGAGGCAGAGCTGAGTgccaagagggaggaggaggaacacaaaCGCCTGGAGGAGGAGCAGCTAGCACGTCAGAAACAG GAGGAGGCATTGAAGAGGCAGCggaagcagcagcaggaggaggcGCTGCGCCaacagaaagaggaggaagaggaacggCATGCGCAGGAGGAGGCCCTCcgcagactggaggagaggaggaggagggaggaggaggaggaagaggagaggaagcaaAGGGAAGAGTTCCTCCGCAAACAG GAGGAGGAGCACCGAAAGCAGGAGGAGCTGGAGGCCCTGAGGAGGCATGAGGAAGAGAAGCGGCAACAGGAGGAGGCGGCTGCGGTGGCTTTGGTACGGCAACAGCAGGAGGAGGCGAAAAGGAGAGAGCAGGAGCTAGCCAGacagaggcagcagcagcaggaggcgCTCCGCCGActacagcagcaacagcagctagCCCAGATGAAG CTGCCGTCTTCCTCTAAGTGGGGCCAGCAGTCAGCAGTCACGGCAGCAGCCATCTCTCAGTCCCAGAACGCTCTGTCGCTCGCTGAGATCCAGAaagtggaagaggagagagaacgacagGCACGAGAGGAG CAGCGGCGCCAGCAGGCGGAGCACCTGAAGCTCCTGCAGCAGCAGGCCCTGCAGGAGGCCCGGAATCCCCAGGCCAAGCTCTCTGGCTGGGGCAGCGTGGCCAAGCAGCCGGCCACCACGAAGTCCCTGCTGGAGATCCAGAGAGAGGAGGCCCAGCAGGTGAAGCAGAGGAAGGAGCAGGGGGGTGGGGGCCAGCAGCCCAGTCACCCCACAGTCACCCAGCAGAACCGTGCCCAGAACAAAGCT ACCACCGCTCTGAGCCCCTCGGTGTGGGGCTCGGTGGCCACCAGCGGCGGGGCTCCTAACTGGGGCGGTGACAGCAGCATCTGGGGCGACAGCACCAACTCCAACATGGGCTTCTGGGACGAGGAGGTGGCCCAGGCCCCACCCCCCGCCAGGAAGCCCAATGCTCAGAAGAACAACAAGGGCAACGCCAACCTCAG CAGTCGGGCCAATaagaaggtggaggaggaggagaagctgCTGAAGTTGTTCCAGGGGGTTAATAAGAGACAGCAGGATGGCTTCATGCAGTGGTGTGAGAAGACCCTGCACACCCTCAACACTGCCAACAACCTGGACg
- the LOC139560361 gene encoding GRB10-interacting GYF protein 2-like isoform X3 — MYCHVTHSQPSCGNGERATHNSNTNKPCAVSKSREVLGRMAETQTLNFGPEWLRALSGGGHGGGSSSCVATSPPLSPAMPKYKLADYRYGREEMLALYVKDREIPVDLHDKDFLPILQEEPLPPLALVAFTEEEQRNFSMSVNSAAVLRLMGRGGGPVGPGAPRGRSTSRGRGEERALFSLCPSQQSEEASSACVLFICTNQKNRLGRGRGDGGFYQRSFDDVEGGFGRGGREMHRSQSWEESHAESIFSPSRGDRRFEKPGRKETEVAPTHFLMNHIRANYEEVGTGVGGLPVRKHDFTRSESENWRTSRDEVNGEDGEEGGWRLAGTLACALRRDSERWCPPSPDGTRSAGWREAHPGEQPRQRRLPFDAREDERGYRHPPSASGSLEEDGGGSLPEWCLEDAEEETGTFDSSGAFLSLKVRKAPKEPILEEAELDFRPLEECDEGLEEDGHPRETKDTDEEARREPDRKQDVGRAIEEAAPSPPEPLPPSQPDRVEDPEGPLEKPLERPPAPEHRPEANKVPLHTPMSNTMLDSLPIPHTVAHTLTVSAPSYTIQMQQKPLEVPVAMPAPLPFSASLMPKSTSIMAPNNMATSTGLMAPIGRPTAMPPHHTMDEDEGLKHFEQEAEKMVAYLQDGDDRLAAKSSATKPAGLPLTHEAALKWFYKDPQGEIQGPFSNPEMTEWFQAGYFTMTLLVKRGCDEVFQPLGEIIKMWGRVPFAPGPAPPPLLGDAGDQERLKRQQELTALNLYQLQQLQYQYLLRQQYAQALAQQKAQALSSAPHQQQQQQQQQINLLLQQYQALKMRTSESLLPPVTRSMSVPESQGSVWEMQNTSQASCTSNIQQPTPSAWEGSSVWDLPIDSMAQAPTIEQMQNLEKNKAAKLELERGEAELSAKREEEEHKRLEEEQLARQKQEEALKRQRKQQQEEALRQQKEEEEERHAQEEALRRLEERRRREEEEEEERKQREEFLRKQEEEHRKQEELEALRRHEEEKRQQEEAAAVALVRQQQEEAKRREQELARQRQQQQEALRRLQQQQQLAQMKLPSSSKWGQQSAVTAAAISQSQNALSLAEIQKVEEERERQAREEQRRQQAEHLKLLQQQALQEARNPQAKLSGWGSVAKQPATTKSLLEIQREEAQQVKQRKEQGGGGQQPSHPTVTQQNRAQNKATTALSPSVWGSVATSGGAPNWGGDSSIWGDSTNSNMGFWDEEVAQAPPPARKPNAQKNNKGNANLSSRANKKVEEEEKLLKLFQGVNKRQQDGFMQWCEKTLHTLNTANNLDVPTFASFLKEVDSPYEVHDYVRAYLGDTSEAKEFAKQFLERRAKQNANQQKAPPAPQNQQPTLKQQQQDSMWGVSGTGSPSLYQSNHTSLQQQARFETVTSGKKKKKQKMVRADPSLLGFSVNAASERLNMGEIETVEDF, encoded by the exons ATGTATTGTCATGTGACCCATTCTCAGCCATCTTGTGGAAACGGAGAGAGAGCCACACACAACTCGAATACAAATAAACCCTGTGCTGTCAGTAAAAGCAGAG AAGTTCTAGGAAGAATGGCAGAAACTCAGACACTCAACTTCGGACCAGAATG GCTCCGGGCCCTGTCTGGTGGTGGCCATGGgggtggtagcagcagttgtgttGCCACCTCACCACCTCTCTCACCTGCAATGCCAAAGTATAAACTTGCAGACTACCGCTACGGGAGAGAAGAAATGCTAGCACTTTATGTTAAGGATAGGGAG ATCCCTGTAGACCTACATGATAAGGATTTTCTGCCCATTTTACAAGAGGAGCCCCTGCCACCACTGGCACTTGTAGCTTTTACAGAGGAAGAGCAG aGAAATTTTTCCATGTCTGTAAACAGTGCAGCTGTGCTCAGgctgatggggagaggagggggtccgGTTGGGCCAGGGGCGCCGAGGGGTCGAAGTACCTCACGGGGTCGAGGTGAGGAAAGGGCCCTATTCTCTCTGTGTCCATCTCAACAGTCTGAAGAGGCTTCCTCTGCTTGTGTCCTCTTCATCTGCACTAATCAGAAAAACAGACTAG GTCGGGGTAGAGGAGACGGAGGGTTTTACCAAAGAAGTTTTGATGACGTGGAAGGAGGCTTTGGACGCGGGGGCAGGGAGATGCACCGCTCCCAGAGCTGGGAGGAAAG TCATGCTGAGTCTATTTTCTCACCATCTAGGGGAGACCGAAGGTTTGAAAAGCCAGGTCGAAAAGAGACAG AAGTTGCTCCTACCCACTTCCTGATGAATCATA TCCGTGCTAACTACGAGGAGGTTGGGACCGGTGTGGGGGGCCTGCCAGTGAGGAAGCATGACTTCACGCGTTCGGAGAGTGAGAACTGGCGCACGTCCCGGGATGAAGTGAATGGTGAGGATGGTGAAGAGGGGGGCTGGCGCCTGGCTGGCACCTTGGCATGTGCCTTGCGACGGGACAGCGAGCGGTGGTGCCCCCCGAGTCCAG ACGGGACGCGGTCGGCAGGGTGGCGAGAGGCTCACCCGGGGGAGCAGCCGCGGCAGCGCAGGCTCCCTTTCGATGCCAGGGAGGACGAGCGCGGCTACAGGCATCCCCCGTCGGCCAGCGGCAGcctggaggaggatggagggggcaGCCTGCCAGAGTGGTGTCTGGAGGATGCTGAAGAGGAGACGGGCACCTTCGACTCCTCCGGAGCCTTCCTTTCGCTCAAGGTTCGA AAAGCTCCCAAGGAGCCCATCCTGGAGGAGGCAGAGCTGGACTTCAGACCCCTGGAGGAATGTGACGAGGGTCTGGAGGAGGACGGACACCCCCGGGAGACCAAAGACACAGACGAAGAGGCCAGGAGAGAGCCCGACAGAAAACAGG ATGTGGGGAGAGCGATAGAGGAGGCTGCTCCGTCTCCACCTGAGCCCCTGCCCCCCAGCCAGCCCGACAGAGTGGAGGATCCTGAGGGGCCGTTGGAGAAGCCACTTGAGCGACCCCCTGCCCCGGAACACAGGCCAGAGGCCAACAAAGTCCCCCTGCACACCCCCATGTCCAATACAATGCTGGACTCCCTCCCCATCCCCCACACCGTTGCACACACTCTCACAG TGTCGGCCCCGTCGTACACCATCCAGATGCAGCAGAAGCCCCTGGAGGTTCCCGTGGCCATGCCCGCCCCGCTGCCCTTCAGTGCTAGCCTCATGCCCAAAAGCACGTCTATCATGGCCCCTAACAATATGGCCACCAGTACGGGCCTCATGGCGCCCATCGGAAGGCCCACGGCCATGCCGCCACACCACACTATGGATGAAGATGAGGGACTGAAGCACTTTGAACAG GAGGCAGAGAAGATGGTGGCGTATCTACAGGACGGTGATGACCGGCTGGCTGCCAAGAGCTCAGCTACCAAACCAGCCGGCCTGCCGCTCACACACGAGGCTGCTCTGAAGTGGTTTTATAAAGACCCCCAGGGAGAGATACAGG GTCCGTTCAGTAACCCGGAGATGACAGAGTGGTTCCAGGCGGGCTACTTCACCATGACCCTGCTGGTGAAGAGAGGCTGTGACGAGGTCTTCCAGCCCCTGGGTGAAATCATCAAGATGTGGGGCAGGGTGCCCTTCGCCCCCGGCCCAGCACCGCCACCCCTACTG GGTGATGCCGGGGACCAGGAGCGTCTGAAGCGACAGCAGGAGCTGACGGCCCTCAACCTTTACCAGCTGCAGCAGCTGCAGTACCAGTACCTTTTGAGGCAGCAGTACGCCCAAGCCCTGGCCCAGCAGAAAGCCCAGGCCCTCAGCTCAGCACcacaccagcagcagcagcaacagcagcagcagatcAACCTGCTCCTCCAGCAATACCAGGCCCTCAAGATGAG AACATCTGAGTCTCTCTTACCTCCTGTGACTCGGTCCATGTCCGTACCAGAATCCCAGGGTTCTGTGTGGGAAATGCAGAACACCTCTCAGGCCTCCTGCACATCAAACATCCAGCAACCCACACCCAGTG CGTGGGAGGGCAGCAGTGTGTGGGATCTGCCCATAGACTCCATGGCCCAGGCCCCCACCATAGAACAGATGCAAAACCTGGAGAAGAATAAGGCTGCCAAG CTGGAGCTGGAGCGGGGTGAGGCAGAGCTGAGTgccaagagggaggaggaggaacacaaaCGCCTGGAGGAGGAGCAGCTAGCACGTCAGAAACAG GAGGAGGCATTGAAGAGGCAGCggaagcagcagcaggaggaggcGCTGCGCCaacagaaagaggaggaagaggaacggCATGCGCAGGAGGAGGCCCTCcgcagactggaggagaggaggaggagggaggaggaggaggaagaggagaggaagcaaAGGGAAGAGTTCCTCCGCAAACAG GAGGAGGAGCACCGAAAGCAGGAGGAGCTGGAGGCCCTGAGGAGGCATGAGGAAGAGAAGCGGCAACAGGAGGAGGCGGCTGCGGTGGCTTTGGTACGGCAACAGCAGGAGGAGGCGAAAAGGAGAGAGCAGGAGCTAGCCAGacagaggcagcagcagcaggaggcgCTCCGCCGActacagcagcaacagcagctagCCCAGATGAAG CTGCCGTCTTCCTCTAAGTGGGGCCAGCAGTCAGCAGTCACGGCAGCAGCCATCTCTCAGTCCCAGAACGCTCTGTCGCTCGCTGAGATCCAGAaagtggaagaggagagagaacgacagGCACGAGAGGAG CAGCGGCGCCAGCAGGCGGAGCACCTGAAGCTCCTGCAGCAGCAGGCCCTGCAGGAGGCCCGGAATCCCCAGGCCAAGCTCTCTGGCTGGGGCAGCGTGGCCAAGCAGCCGGCCACCACGAAGTCCCTGCTGGAGATCCAGAGAGAGGAGGCCCAGCAGGTGAAGCAGAGGAAGGAGCAGGGGGGTGGGGGCCAGCAGCCCAGTCACCCCACAGTCACCCAGCAGAACCGTGCCCAGAACAAAGCT ACCACCGCTCTGAGCCCCTCGGTGTGGGGCTCGGTGGCCACCAGCGGCGGGGCTCCTAACTGGGGCGGTGACAGCAGCATCTGGGGCGACAGCACCAACTCCAACATGGGCTTCTGGGACGAGGAGGTGGCCCAGGCCCCACCCCCCGCCAGGAAGCCCAATGCTCAGAAGAACAACAAGGGCAACGCCAACCTCAG CAGTCGGGCCAATaagaaggtggaggaggaggagaagctgCTGAAGTTGTTCCAGGGGGTTAATAAGAGACAGCAGGATGGCTTCATGCAGTGGTGTGAGAAGACCCTGCACACCCTCAACACTGCCAACAACCTGGACg